The nucleotide window TTGTCACCAACTCATCGTCAGCGTGGCCAGTTCAACCTCATCGCCGCAGGCCTCGCCATTGCAGGTAATGCCCGACACAAACGTCCCGCAATTACGGACCCGGTCCCAAGATTCAAGCAGAAGAGTgcaccatggccgtcgcaaagctcgcggcggcagagcaCGTGCTCCAGTAAATGGCTCCCATCCGGGAGGCAGCGATGCCCCCGGCGACGAAGTCGCTCTCCAGAACAATCTCACCTCGCCTTCAACCCCAACGGCCACGAATGAATCGCCCAGAGCATTGGGAGACCAAAGATCTCGAAGAGGTCGCGGCCAAAGGGCCGGTGGTCGTGGTActcccggccgcggcgccgcgcgaccCCCAACCCACAGGGCATTTGGGGGACACTTGACCACCGGGACAGACGATGGTAGCACTTCAGCCCGCACCTTAAGCGGCGATGCTCCCGAGTTTGTCCCAGGGCAGCCCATTGTCACTAGAAAGTAAGGATGTCCGCCGCGGTGGAACTTCAAATGCTGATTTCTTCCCAGTAAACACTCGAAAGCTCCAGTTCCGCATGAGCCGCATGTGCGACAGCCAAAATCCACAGCTGCCGATCTTGGGACGAGGATACACGACGATATCAGCAACTGGAACTACGAATGCGCCATTTGCACGGACGATGTCCGCAGGACATCGCACGTGTGGTCTTGCATAGTTTGCTGGACTGTGGTTCACCTCAAATGCGCCAAGAGATGGTATGGCAATCAAAAGAAGCAGGATGATCTACAGTCATCTGAGCCCCATCGAGAATTTTCATGGCGATGTCCTGGATGTAATTCCAAACTCGTTGACGACCCCGGCTCATACCATTGTTGGTGCGGCAAGGAGATCAATCCCTCACCAAGCAGCGCAGCTTTACCTCCCCATTCGTGTGGACAGACATGCTCGAAGCCCCGAGCAACCTGCCCTCACCCCTGCTCTCTTCAATGCCACGCCGGACCCTGCCCCCCTTGTGGCTTAACGGGACCGAACCAATCGTGCTTCTGCGGCAAGAACGCATCCCAGAAGCTATGCCGGGAGACGGACTATGAAAATGGTTGGAGCTGCCAGGAGATATGCGAAGACTTGCTCCCGTGTGGTGAGCATTTATGCTCGCGGCCCTGCCATTCTGGATTGTGTGGCGAGTGTGACGTCAAAGTGGACGCGAGGTGCTATTGCGGTCGTGTTGACAAGGTAATTCCTTGTTACGAAAGGGACGAGATTCAAGAGTCCTTTGATACGACTGAGAGCACTTGGTTCGAAGGGTCTTTCAAGTGCGATCAGCTGTGCAAGCGGCTCTTCGACTGCGGTGTACACACTTGCAACGAGACGTGCCACGCGCAAGAAGAGCAGCCATCGCGCTGTCCATACTCCCCGGATACGGTCACACACTGCCCCTGCGGCAAGACCTTGCTTGAGGAGCTTCTAGACTCGCCTCGACAATCCTGCAAAGACAGTGTTCCTCACTGCGACAGACCTTGCGAGAAGCTCCTTCTGTGTGGACACTTGTGTAAAGCCAAGTGTCATGTGGGAAACTGCGGCTTCTGCGACGAGACGATTGACATTTCCTGCCGATGCGGAAGAACGATTACGAAATCGATTTGCCACCAGGGAGACTTACAGCATCCCTTGTGCATGAGGACTTGCCAAGCGAATCTCAGCTGCGGACGCCACAAATGCGGCGAGCATTGCTGCGCGGGTGAGAAGAAGGCTACAGAGAGGCAAGCAGCGCGGCGGAAGAACAGAGCAGCTGCAGATGTCAACTCCATCGAGCCGGAGCATATTTGCATTAAGACTTGTGGCAGGCCGCTGAAGTGCGGCAGCCATGATTGTCAGCAAATCTGCCACAGGGGTCCGTGCAGAAGCTGTCCAGAGGCAGTATTCCATGAGATTAGCTGCAACTGTGGCCGTACAGTCCTGCAGCCTCCCCAGCCTTGCGGCACCAGGCCACCGGAATGCCGCTTCAACTGCCAGAGACGTCCCAGCTGCGGTCATCCTGCCGTTGAGCACCACTGCCATCCAGATGACCTCAGCTGTCCGAAGTGCCCATTCCTAGTCGACAAATGGTGTGCGTGTGGGAAGGAGAAACTTCATAGTCAGCCTTGTCATCTCCAAGAAGCCCACTGTGGCCGTCCCTGTGGGAAGAAGCTCAAGTGCGGGTACGTTATGGGATTCCAAGGGTCTCTGGTCATGCTACTAACATACGCTCGCAGGCTGCATACTTGCCGCAAGCTTTGCCATCGTGCCGGAGAATGCGAAGACGTTTCTTTGACCAAGGTCCATTGTGAGCAGGTTTGTGGTAAGACGAAGCTCTTTTGCGAGCATACGTGTCAGAACACTTGCCATGGACAGACCCGTGAGTAACGAAGCCTATATGTTCGAGGAGTCGGCTGCTGATGCATTCTTAGCTTGCAACGAGGGTGCGGCATGCACTGCCAAAGCGGTAATTAGCTGCCCTTGTGGTGGGCGGCAACAAGAGGTCAAGTGTCTCGCCAGCAGCTCGAATTCAACTCCTTCAAGGCCAGAAATCAAATGCGATGACGAATGCCTCCGATTGGAGCGCAACCGGCGTCTCGCAGCCGCCCTCAATATCGATCCTTCTTCCCACACTAACGACCACGTACCGTATTCGGAAGGTACATTGAAGCTGTTCAAGGAAAACCTTTCGTGGGCTGAGGCGCAGGAACGTGAGTTCCGTGTTTTTGCCAAAAGCCCCGATGAGGTGAGGATGAGGTATAAGCCAATGTCAGCTACGTATCGTCAGTTCCTCCATTTACTGGCCGGAGACTACGGCCTGGAGAGTCGGAGCGAAGACGTGGAGCCATATCGATATATCATCGTCTTTAAGGGTCCTCGGTTCGTGTCTGCGCCGAGCAAGACGCTTGGCCAATGCCTCAAGATCCGGGAaacgcaggcggcggaggtAGCGgtagccgctgccgccgcccggcccccgAGCCCGCCCATGCTGGCAGTGAGCGAGCCGTTCAACGGCTTCTTACTAACGTCGCCGCGGTTTGGCCTCACCATTGAGGATATAAATCAAGCTTTTGCAGCCGACTTTGCCACGCAACCCTCGATTCACTTTACAATCAGCTTCTTGCCGACAGAGGAGATTTTGCTCCGGGCAACGTCCAACTACTCCGCGTTCTTGTCTCCAGCCGGCATGGAACAAGCCTTGACGGTGCTCAAGCCCCGTCTAGCCAAGACCGTGGAGCATGTGGACCTAGCCGGCAACCTATTGCTATGCCACATGGACGCAAACGATCATCTGGGACGGCGTGAAGGCCCGAGCAAAAGGGACGCCCTGGGGTGGAATGCGGtagcagggcgggcggcatctcGATCAggggccgccacgcccacgGACGAGCCACCAACTAGGGGCGGACGTAAGCTTTTTGGGCTTAAAAAGAAGAAGGTCGACAAGGAAGTGGACAAGCCATGGGCCGCGCTCGGAGGAGATGTCGAATGCTGAGTTGGTATGGGATATGATGGGATTGTACCCTCCTGGTGAACGGACGAGGCAACGAAGCCGTCCATAGGGGAGCTGCAAATACTACGCGGGATTACCAGTTTTAAGAAGCCCCTGCTGTCATGGCGAGCCGTGCATATCATGCAAACATCGATATAGCATTGCAACAGAGTTACAAAAAATTACGAAAGTCTTTTCCGTGTTACAGCTTCTctatgtatatatatatatatatattaccCGGCGCGTGAAGTAACTAAAGTCTTTTCGATCCCTTCGGAAATCTTATACTTCGCACGGCGTTCAACCAACTCATCAGGCCTAGAGTCTGGAATGGGGTTGTCTCTCTGGCGCTAGGTTTGCCAGAGCCGTCAGACTGCAGCATTGAGCGACCACACGTTAAGGTACCTCAGGTACTAAAGCAAGGTCCTTCCTTGTAGCCTGGAGGTACTACGTAGGTATCTACGAGCAGGTACcaggtcccccccccccgcctaCTCCGTAGATGGGTCGCCCAAGGTGTTGCTCATCGTCCCGCTCTGCTGCAGCTTGGGGACTGCACGCGCGGTTGAAAAGTGCTGGCGGTGAagggcgaggctgccgtcgtcgtcgtcgccctcgtttTCCTCCTCCGACGTCGAGGGGGAgggaccgaccgaccccgCCCCCTCCAAGGGCCAAACCAAGAGCGCTTGACATCACCGTCCACCGGTACATCACGCGACCCCACCCTCCATGCGCTTCGGCATCATCACATGAACAGTCTCGAGCAGAGCTCCCCGCTCGCGAGGTCGCGTTTTTGCTCAAGGTTGCGAAGCATCTGTCTCACTTTTGAACCTGGTGGGCTGCCTGTGGGGGCCGCAATTTGCTCGAACATGGCTCACATCTGGCAGAACAGTGTGGTTTCGTCTTTGGGGCTCGCAGACCAACGAGCTCGCTTGCTCGTATCAATATATCTTTGTCATTATAGAGTGGGTATCAATCATGAGGGCAGAACATCATGGTTCTGCTTGCCATAGCTGAGCTCCAGACCCCCGTCCGCACTTGACGCGGGTTCTTGTCTGATCTATAATCGCACCTTTTCCGCGTCGGACCCGCTGGTAACTTCGGAAACAAATTGGGTCATGGCCTCAAAGTATCCCTCTTCTAGCACGCTCGAGTTGTGGTCACCGCCCGGTAAGGGCCTCCAGGTCTTGCTCGGCGCCTTGCAGAGCTCGTAAAGTTGGCGCATGTGACTCGGACTGGATCAGCGTCGTCAGCGAACCGTCAGACGTTGAAGCATTGGCCACAGGAAAGTATTGGGTCAGGATCTTCATCAGACTTGAGAGATGGTGTTCAAATCAGAACCGTAAAGGCTCATATTTTGTGGGTGTGGTATTGTTCATCACGCGATCCAAGAGGAAGGGCAGGGGGCATCGGGGATACATACGGAACGATCTCATCTTGCAAGCCGCTGAGGAAAAGTACCGGCACATTCTTGATACTCGGTAGTATCGTTTCGCTGGGCCAGACCTGGTGACAGAGCAAGGTGAGGTACTTGGCAGGCGGTATGACCGACGGGATGAGCTTGCGCATGGACAGGAAAGTGTTCTCCAGTATCAGCCCAGCAatgtcgccggcgtcctggTTTTTGGCCACGAGCTTGATACTGACGGCACCACCGAGGCTTTGGCCGTAGATGACGAGCTTGTGGTCGCGGGTCTCCGCCCGCTGTCGCAGATAATTGAGACCAGTTTGCGCATCGACGGTCaagccggcctcgtcgggctcACCCGTAGAGGTGCCGTACCCTCGATATTCGAGCATGAACACATTGCAACCAATGTAGTTAATGATCATGCGGGCGATGGGTAGTCTATGGCCGATGTTCCCCGCGTTTCCATGGAACATGAGCACAGTGATGTTTGAGTTTTTGTtgccgcgcgggccgcgGATGTAGAAGGCGGAGAGCttctcgccatcgtcggtgGGAATAACAAGTTCCTCAAAGTCTCGGATACCAAATTGTGACGGGCGCGGGAGTTCGGTCCGGGAGTTGGGTGGCATGTGCGAAGGGTAGATCAAGGCCCTGTTCGCAGCGATGTTAGCTCCATGGCCTTGCTGCGCGACATAGGTCACATGGGACCTGCGTCGACGAGAGGGTGGCTGGGACCACGGGATATGACGACACAGTGACAAGAAAAACAGGCCGGGGAAGCAGCGAGGGGTAGCGAGCGAGCGTACTTTTGTTTAAAGTAAAGCAGGGAAgtgagggcggcggcaatgccCTGCCATGGACACATAGGGTCAGCTTCCGTTGAATGAAACATTGATGGCGTGGCATGGCGTGGGAGAGGGAGctcaccgtcgacgccaatGCCGGGAGACGCATGTAGGAGGCAGCGGAGCTCAAGACGGACGCGGTCTGCTCCAAGTAGCCGGCTAGGGTGGACGAGGGAGAAGGGTTGGAGTTGGACATGATCGGAACGAATGGACCCTTCGGTCGGCCTGGGACCGTTTTCGCCTTTTGGTCTGTCTTGCAGGGCACGATAGCACTGGCTCGCAAGCAAGACCTATCCGTGCGGCTTCAAGGGGCCCGCTGGCTGTCCTTTTCGTCAGGCCACGGGGGTGCGCGGGGTGGTACAGGACCAGCGCAGGCGGGACGCGTTCGCAGAGGTGGCgaggagtcggcggcggcggcggcggctgcagcaaCCAAGCATCCAAGGTCAGACAAACGCTCCGCGGTTGACGGCTTGTCGACCGGTGCGGAACGTCGGAGGAGATGCCGAGGCAGATCGCTGGGCACGGCACGGGGGAATCCCGGTCGTGCACCCGTGGCCGTTTGCTGGCTTGTTTGCCGTGCCGGTTAcgtggccgctgccggacAAGATGCGCGCGAGAGAGGGCGAGGCAGTCATCGATGGCCCATGGCTGCCGATATTGGGGCGTCTCGAAGTCCCGTAGTAGAGGAGCCGTGCGATCTAGATGGTCAGGGCAC belongs to Purpureocillium takamizusanense chromosome 1, complete sequence and includes:
- the FAP1 gene encoding FKBP12-associated protein (COG:K~BUSCO:EOG09261727~EggNog:ENOG503NUMP); translated protein: MPDTNVPQLRTRSQDSSRRVHHGRRKARGGRARAPVNGSHPGGSDAPGDEVALQNNLTSPSTPTATNESPRALGDQRSRRGRGQRAGGRGTPGRGAARPPTHRAFGGHLTTGTDDGSTSARTLSGDAPEFVPGQPIVTRNKHSKAPVPHEPHVRQPKSTAADLGTRIHDDISNWNYECAICTDDVRRTSHVWSCIVCWTVVHLKCAKRWYGNQKKQDDLQSSEPHREFSWRCPGCNSKLVDDPGSYHCWCGKEINPSPSSAALPPHSCGQTCSKPRATCPHPCSLQCHAGPCPPCGLTGPNQSCFCGKNASQKLCRETDYENGWSCQEICEDLLPCGEHLCSRPCHSGLCGECDVKVDARCYCGRVDKVIPCYERDEIQESFDTTESTWFEGSFKCDQLCKRLFDCGVHTCNETCHAQEEQPSRCPYSPDTVTHCPCGKTLLEELLDSPRQSCKDSVPHCDRPCEKLLLCGHLCKAKCHVGNCGFCDETIDISCRCGRTITKSICHQGDLQHPLCMRTCQANLSCGRHKCGEHCCAGEKKATERQAARRKNRAAADVNSIEPEHICIKTCGRPLKCGSHDCQQICHRGPCRSCPEAVFHEISCNCGRTVLQPPQPCGTRPPECRFNCQRRPSCGHPAVEHHCHPDDLSCPKCPFLVDKWCACGKEKLHSQPCHLQEAHCGRPCGKKLKCGLHTCRKLCHRAGECEDVSLTKVHCEQVCGKTKLFCEHTCQNTCHGQTPCNEGAACTAKAVISCPCGGRQQEVKCLASSSNSTPSRPEIKCDDECLRLERNRRLAAALNIDPSSHTNDHVPYSEGTLKLFKENLSWAEAQEREFRVFAKSPDEVRMRYKPMSATYRQFLHLLAGDYGLESRSEDVEPYRYIIVFKGPRFVSAPSKTLGQCLKIRETQAAEVAVAAAAARPPSPPMLAVSEPFNGFLLTSPRFGLTIEDINQAFAADFATQPSIHFTISFLPTEEILLRATSNYSAFLSPAGMEQALTVLKPRLAKTVEHVDLAGNLLLCHMDANDHLGRREGPSKRDALGWNAVAGRAASRSGAATPTDEPPTRGGRKLFGLKKKKVDKEVDKPWAALGGDVEC
- the bem46 gene encoding bem46 protein, variant (COG:S~EggNog:ENOG503NUS2~TransMembrane:1 (o32-50i)~MEROPS:MER0017242) — protein: MSNSNPSPSSTLAGYLEQTASVLSSAASYMRLPALASTGIAAALTSLLYFKQKALIYPSHMPPNSRTELPRPSQFGIRDFEELVIPTDDGEKLSAFYIRGPRGNKNSNITVLMFHGNAGNIGHRLPIARMIINYIGCNVFMLEYRGYGTSTGEPDEAGLTVDAQTGLNYLRQRAETRDHKLVIYGQSLGGAVSIKLVAKNQDAGDIAGLILENTFLSMRKLIPSVIPPAKYLTLLCHQVWPSETILPSIKNVPVLFLSGLQDEIVPPSHMRQLYELCKAPSKTWRPLPGGDHNSSVLEEGYFEAMTQFVSEVTSGSDAEKVRL
- the bem46 gene encoding bem46 protein, variant, variant 2 (COG:S~EggNog:ENOG503NUS2~TransMembrane:1 (o32-50i)~MEROPS:MER0017242); this translates as MSNSNPSPSSTLAGYLEQTASVLSSAASYMRLPALASTGIAAALTSLLYFKQKALIYPSHMPPNSRTELPRPSQFGIRDFEELVIPTDDGEKLSAFYIRGPRGNKNSNITVLMFHGNAGNIGHRLPIARMIINYIGCNVFMLEYRGYGTSTGEPDEAGLTVDAQTGLNYLRQRAETRDHKLVIYGQSLGGAVSIKLVAKNQDAGDIAGLILENTFLSMRKLIPSVIPPAKYLTLLCHQVWPSETILPSIKNVPVLFLSGLQDEIVPYVSPMPPALPLGSRDEQYHTHKI